One part of the Actinomyces howellii genome encodes these proteins:
- a CDS encoding lysylphosphatidylglycerol synthase domain-containing protein: MSRLAAALRSTPVRLGFLVVALVAAVWAVASQWEEVRAAVTAMGPAAAAGALAAGCGYVLLTMLAWRSLLAGAGTRLPLRTAFSVFFVSQLGKYLPGGVWNVLAAAEMGADHAIPRRRSVSVMVVTVVVSTVTGLALAAGTMPFAPPQVARTYGLSVLALPVLVVVLLPPVLNRILGLALRATGRPPLEAPLGWRAVGACAAWTLAAWVVAGLQVWVLAVGTGMAASASALVLCVGGYALAWTVGFLVVVVPAGAGVREAVLGLVLAGTLSSGGVVAVVLASRLALTVADLLAGAVGIVLVRRRPVRGGSGGR; the protein is encoded by the coding sequence GTGAGCCGGCTGGCCGCCGCGCTGCGCTCGACCCCGGTGAGGCTGGGGTTCCTCGTCGTCGCGCTCGTCGCAGCGGTGTGGGCGGTGGCCTCCCAGTGGGAGGAGGTCCGTGCGGCCGTCACCGCGATGGGTCCGGCCGCCGCGGCGGGCGCCCTGGCCGCCGGATGCGGCTACGTCCTGCTCACCATGCTGGCATGGCGTTCCCTGCTGGCGGGTGCCGGCACCCGCCTGCCGCTGCGCACGGCCTTCTCGGTGTTCTTCGTCTCCCAGCTGGGCAAGTACCTTCCCGGAGGGGTGTGGAACGTGCTGGCGGCCGCCGAGATGGGGGCCGACCACGCCATCCCCCGGCGGCGCTCGGTGTCGGTCATGGTCGTCACGGTCGTCGTGTCCACCGTGACGGGACTGGCCCTGGCGGCGGGCACGATGCCCTTCGCTCCCCCGCAGGTCGCCCGGACCTACGGCCTGAGCGTCCTGGCGCTGCCGGTGCTCGTCGTCGTGCTCCTGCCACCGGTGCTCAACCGGATCCTGGGGCTGGCTCTGCGGGCGACCGGCCGCCCGCCCCTCGAGGCGCCGCTGGGATGGCGGGCGGTGGGCGCCTGCGCGGCCTGGACCCTGGCCGCCTGGGTCGTGGCGGGCCTCCAGGTGTGGGTCCTGGCGGTGGGCACGGGCATGGCCGCGTCTGCCTCCGCCCTCGTGCTGTGCGTGGGCGGCTACGCCCTGGCGTGGACGGTCGGCTTCCTCGTCGTCGTCGTCCCGGCTGGTGCCGGGGTCCGCGAGGCCGTCCTCGGTCTGGTCCTGGCGGGCACCCTGTCCTCCGGGGGCGTCGTCGCGGTCGTCCTGGCCTCGCGCCTGGCGCTGACCGTCGCCGACCTGCTGGCGGGGGCGGTCGGGATCGTCCTCGTGCGGCGCCGGCCGGTCCGGGGCGGGAGCGGGGGTCGCTGA
- a CDS encoding glycosyltransferase family 4 protein: MRRVLAFGTYDVAAHPRVGVLLEGLAATPGWTVRELDLPLGLSTAERVAILKQPWRLPVLAGRLASRWARLAAGSRRFRGERAPEAVLVGYMGHFDVLLARALYPRTTIALDHLIFAAGTARDRGEAGLRARLLEVLDALATRAADVVVLDTEEHAAQLAAGPLRRAVVVPVGAPRSWYEAGREAADGHREPRRDHDRPLSVVFFGLFTPLQGAPTIAEALRLLAERGAPVRATIIGSGQDRAQCEQILRGVPVTWVDWVAADDLAGLVASHDVCLGIMGTTPKARDVVPNKVFQGMAAGCAVVTSDTAAQRRALGDGAVLVEAGDPRALAEALEVLATDPRALARAWEGASRTALAYTPERVVAPLVAGLGSRDRGGQR, translated from the coding sequence GTGAGACGTGTCCTGGCATTCGGCACCTACGACGTCGCCGCGCACCCCCGGGTCGGGGTCCTCCTGGAGGGACTGGCCGCGACCCCGGGGTGGACGGTGCGCGAGCTCGACCTCCCGCTCGGCCTGAGCACGGCCGAGCGGGTGGCGATCCTCAAGCAGCCCTGGCGCCTGCCGGTGCTCGCCGGCCGCCTGGCGTCGCGCTGGGCGAGGCTCGCGGCGGGCAGCAGACGCTTCCGGGGGGAGCGGGCCCCCGAGGCCGTGCTCGTGGGGTACATGGGTCACTTCGACGTCCTGCTGGCCCGGGCGCTGTACCCACGCACGACGATCGCCCTCGACCACCTCATCTTTGCCGCGGGCACCGCACGGGACCGGGGGGAGGCTGGCCTGCGCGCCCGTCTCCTCGAGGTCCTCGACGCCCTGGCCACGCGCGCCGCCGACGTCGTCGTGCTCGACACCGAGGAGCACGCGGCCCAGCTGGCTGCCGGCCCCCTTCGGCGGGCGGTGGTCGTGCCCGTCGGCGCGCCGCGGTCGTGGTACGAGGCGGGCCGTGAGGCGGCGGACGGGCACCGCGAGCCCCGGCGGGACCACGACCGTCCTCTGTCGGTCGTGTTCTTCGGCCTGTTCACCCCCTTGCAGGGCGCACCGACCATCGCCGAGGCGCTGCGGCTGCTGGCGGAGCGCGGTGCCCCGGTGCGCGCCACGATCATCGGCTCCGGCCAGGACCGGGCTCAGTGCGAGCAGATCCTGCGCGGGGTGCCGGTCACCTGGGTGGACTGGGTGGCGGCCGACGACCTGGCGGGGCTCGTGGCCTCCCACGACGTGTGCCTGGGCATCATGGGCACGACCCCCAAGGCCAGGGACGTCGTGCCCAACAAGGTCTTCCAGGGGATGGCCGCGGGCTGCGCAGTCGTCACCTCCGACACCGCTGCCCAGCGCAGGGCGCTGGGCGACGGTGCGGTGCTCGTCGAGGCGGGCGACCCCCGAGCGCTGGCAGAGGCCCTTGAGGTGCTCGCCACCGACCCCCGGGCCCTGGCGCGGGCCTGGGAGGGTGCCTCGCGGACCGCGCTGGCCTACACCCCCGAGCGGGTGGTCGCACCTCTTGTGGCGGGGCTGGGCTCCCGGGACCGGGGAGGGCAGCGGTGA